One Thermoanaerobacter pseudethanolicus ATCC 33223 DNA window includes the following coding sequences:
- a CDS encoding VanW family protein, which translates to MQAKGGTKKNNYFYIAIILLLLVFLSSSFAYFYLMLNSKVIAKGIFVNGISIGGMTKEESVNFLKDKIKISSFSVTAKYQDKIFVITSEDINLSYNYQEMVEEAYKIGREGNPVERIREIYVTEKEGKYFSFYPKYDENKLKEFVNRISQEIDKEPINAKIKITRGVKQITPDVEGVKVNKDKTLKNLKQLMDELIKGETEKPEVEIVADKVEAKVTKSMLEMINGRISTFSTVFNLQDANRSGNIAVAARAVNGTLLMPGETFSLNKTLGPRIIQNGYKEAPVIIGNKLVPDIGGGVCQIATTLYNAILRADITITERYHHSFPVAYVPPGQDATISGDVLDLKFRNSTQYPIYIESYIEGNKLVMNIYGYVTNPSKWVDIQSEVVEKYEPKIKYIDDPKLPQGEEVVEIQPHIGYKVNVYRLIYENNKLVKREFLYTDVYRPVDGVVKKGTKKVENSKSQESPTEKENNAQVNPEPPQNSEEETSSP; encoded by the coding sequence ATGCAAGCGAAGGGTGGTACTAAAAAAAATAATTATTTTTATATTGCAATTATTTTATTGCTTTTGGTTTTCTTATCATCTTCTTTTGCGTATTTTTATTTAATGCTTAATTCTAAAGTTATTGCAAAGGGGATTTTTGTAAATGGCATAAGCATAGGAGGGATGACAAAAGAGGAATCGGTAAATTTTCTTAAAGATAAGATAAAAATTTCTTCTTTTTCCGTTACAGCTAAGTATCAAGATAAAATTTTTGTTATCACATCAGAAGATATCAATTTATCTTATAACTATCAAGAAATGGTAGAAGAGGCTTACAAAATAGGTAGAGAAGGAAATCCTGTTGAAAGAATAAGAGAAATTTATGTAACAGAAAAAGAAGGAAAATATTTTAGCTTTTATCCCAAGTACGATGAAAATAAATTAAAAGAGTTTGTTAATAGAATTTCTCAAGAGATTGATAAAGAGCCAATTAATGCGAAAATAAAAATTACAAGAGGAGTAAAACAAATTACACCAGATGTAGAGGGTGTAAAAGTTAATAAAGACAAAACTTTAAAAAATTTAAAACAGCTTATGGATGAGTTAATAAAAGGAGAGACAGAGAAGCCAGAAGTAGAGATTGTTGCGGATAAAGTTGAAGCAAAAGTTACAAAATCAATGCTAGAAATGATTAATGGACGAATTTCTACTTTTTCTACTGTATTTAATCTTCAAGATGCAAACCGTTCAGGGAATATAGCAGTGGCGGCAAGAGCTGTAAACGGTACCTTGCTTATGCCAGGTGAGACATTTTCTCTTAATAAAACTTTAGGGCCGAGAATAATACAAAACGGTTACAAAGAAGCCCCCGTGATAATAGGCAATAAACTTGTACCGGATATAGGAGGAGGAGTATGCCAAATTGCTACAACCTTGTATAATGCAATTTTACGGGCAGATATAACAATTACTGAGAGATACCATCACAGTTTTCCAGTAGCTTATGTACCGCCAGGACAAGATGCTACTATTTCGGGAGATGTTTTAGATTTAAAATTTAGAAATTCTACTCAATATCCTATATATATCGAGTCCTACATAGAGGGCAACAAATTAGTAATGAACATATATGGCTATGTGACGAATCCTTCAAAATGGGTAGATATTCAGTCAGAGGTTGTTGAAAAATATGAACCTAAAATAAAATATATAGATGACCCCAAACTACCTCAAGGAGAAGAAGTTGTGGAGATACAGCCTCATATTGGCTATAAAGTCAATGTATATCGTTTGATTTATGAAAATAATAAATTGGTTAAAAGAGAATTTTTATATACAGATGTGTATAGGCCAGTGGATGGAGTAGTTAAAAAAGGAACTAAAAAAGTAGAAAATTCAAAATCTCAAGAGTCACCGACAGAAAAGGAAAATAATGCTCAAGTTAATCCAGAGCCACCACAGAATTCAGAAGAAGAAACTTCTTCGCCTTAA
- a CDS encoding Cof-type HAD-IIB family hydrolase, which produces MQYKLIAIDMDDTLLRHDKTISKENIEALHKAREKGVYVVISTGRVFASAYAYADMIGFRTYIIASNGALIRDPDNNTIYESLLNYDSMEEIIKVCQKYNTYFQLISDKTVFSPEITNKFQRYAEWNELFKTELKVDVQEVKEPLKELDKLKSSILKIIVFNDDVEVLKSIREELSKNTSIQITSSYMDNIEIVNKGVSKGRALKILGGYLGIEREEMIAIGDSENDIEMIKFAGLGVAVENAIDEVKKVADFITKSNMEDGVKYVIDKFILQS; this is translated from the coding sequence ATGCAATACAAATTAATTGCCATCGATATGGATGATACTCTTCTAAGACATGATAAAACTATATCTAAAGAGAATATAGAAGCATTACATAAAGCTCGGGAAAAAGGAGTATATGTAGTAATATCTACAGGAAGGGTTTTTGCTTCCGCGTATGCCTACGCAGATATGATTGGTTTTAGAACTTACATAATTGCAAGTAATGGTGCTTTGATAAGAGACCCTGATAATAATACTATTTATGAAAGCCTTCTAAACTATGACAGCATGGAGGAAATTATAAAAGTATGCCAAAAGTACAATACATATTTCCAGCTTATAAGTGACAAAACGGTGTTTTCTCCGGAGATAACAAATAAGTTTCAAAGGTATGCCGAGTGGAATGAGCTATTTAAAACAGAGTTAAAAGTGGATGTCCAGGAGGTAAAGGAACCGTTAAAAGAGTTGGACAAATTAAAAAGTAGTATTTTGAAAATCATAGTTTTTAACGATGATGTTGAAGTATTAAAAAGCATAAGAGAGGAATTGTCAAAGAATACCTCAATACAGATAACCAGTTCTTATATGGACAATATTGAAATTGTCAATAAAGGAGTCAGCAAAGGAAGGGCCCTTAAAATTCTAGGAGGTTATTTGGGAATAGAAAGAGAAGAAATGATAGCAATAGGAGATAGTGAAAATGATATAGAAATGATCAAATTCGCAGGACTGGGTGTGGCGGTTGAAAATGCTATTGATGAGGTCAAAAAAGTGGCAGACTTTATAACGAAATCTAATATGGAGGACGGTGTAAAGTACGTTATTGATAAATTTATATTACAATCATAA
- a CDS encoding CC/Se motif family (seleno)protein: MNISIDEKVKEYLKKKGESAITIKLVTADNCCVPGAFPSVEIGKPKDNELDRFKRFDIDGVDIYVHKMIEVKERGLKIYMEGLSFLSRPAVDGVKVL; this comes from the coding sequence ATGAATATAAGTATAGATGAGAAGGTAAAGGAATACCTGAAAAAGAAGGGTGAGTCAGCCATAACAATCAAACTGGTGACTGCTGATAACTGCTGTGTACCCGGTGCCTTTCCATCAGTTGAGATTGGAAAGCCCAAGGATAATGAACTGGATAGGTTTAAGAGATTCGATATAGATGGTGTCGATATCTATGTGCATAAGATGATAGAGGTTAAGGAGAGAGGCCTTAAGATTTATATGGAGGGCCTATCATTCTTGAGCAGGCCAGCTGTAGATGGTGTAAAGGTTTTATAG
- the nth gene encoding endonuclease III yields MRITKDEALKVIEILKETYPNAKSGLKFTNPFELLIATILSAQCTDKRVNIITDRLFKKYKTPEDFLKLTPEELQEEIRECGLYRNKSKSILETCKILKEKYNSKVPETLEELMTLPGVGRKTANVVLSNAFSKQAIAVDTHVFRVSNRIGLADSKDVFTTEKQLMELIPENLWSLSHHLLIHHGRNLCMARKPKCDECPVNHLCLYFKGRKN; encoded by the coding sequence TTGAGAATAACGAAAGATGAAGCTTTAAAAGTTATAGAAATATTAAAAGAAACATATCCTAATGCTAAGTCAGGGCTTAAATTTACTAATCCGTTTGAACTTTTAATCGCTACAATTTTGTCAGCGCAATGTACAGACAAAAGAGTGAATATAATTACTGACAGGCTTTTTAAAAAGTATAAAACGCCGGAGGATTTTTTAAAGCTTACTCCAGAAGAACTTCAAGAGGAAATAAGGGAATGTGGTTTGTATAGGAATAAATCAAAAAGTATATTAGAGACATGTAAAATTTTAAAAGAGAAATACAATAGCAAAGTGCCTGAAACCTTAGAGGAATTGATGACATTGCCAGGGGTGGGGAGAAAGACTGCCAATGTAGTTTTAAGCAATGCTTTTTCCAAGCAGGCTATAGCAGTGGATACTCACGTTTTTAGAGTGTCCAATCGCATAGGTCTGGCGGACAGTAAAGATGTTTTTACAACGGAAAAACAGCTTATGGAATTAATACCAGAAAACTTATGGTCTTTGTCTCATCATCTTTTAATACATCACGGAAGAAATTTATGTATGGCGCGAAAGCCTAAATGTGATGAGTGCCCTGTAAATCATCTGTGTTTGTATTTTAAAGGAAGGAAAAATTAA
- a CDS encoding Fur family transcriptional regulator — protein sequence MEEAAALLKQKGLKVTPQRLAILNLLRNSKEHPTAETIYKKLASDFPTMSLATVYKTLEILKNMGLIQELNVGEGSFRYDANTNSHPHVVCISCGKVEDLDESLLKDVLDEVSQYTDYKLVDQKLYFYGYCPICR from the coding sequence ATGGAGGAAGCTGCTGCCCTCTTAAAGCAAAAAGGGCTTAAAGTAACACCTCAAAGATTAGCAATACTTAATCTACTTAGAAATTCAAAAGAACATCCTACAGCAGAAACTATATACAAAAAGCTTGCCTCTGATTTTCCCACAATGAGCTTAGCGACTGTATATAAAACATTGGAAATTTTGAAAAACATGGGATTAATACAAGAATTGAATGTAGGGGAAGGTAGCTTCAGATACGATGCTAACACCAATTCTCATCCCCATGTCGTCTGTATAAGTTGTGGCAAAGTAGAAGACCTCGATGAATCTCTTCTAAAAGACGTTTTAGATGAAGTTAGTCAGTATACTGATTACAAACTCGTAGACCAAAAGCTCTATTTCTACGGTTATTGTCCGATCTGTCGCTAG
- a CDS encoding PDC sensor domain-containing protein: MLLRVIEGEITVTDPYISLATNEICTTIAIPVYNSEKKIIGVFGGDVQLGK; encoded by the coding sequence TTGCTTTTACGGGTTATTGAAGGAGAAATAACAGTAACAGATCCTTACATTTCTTTAGCGACAAACGAAATTTGTACCACAATTGCAATTCCTGTTTACAATTCAGAGAAGAAAATAATAGGAGTTTTTGGAGGGGATGTACAATTAGGTAAATAA
- a CDS encoding iron-dependent repressor produces MLTNRRVEFLKTLTELYDSKGEPVHYTDVAQAMKISKWTAYDILKELEKGDFVKTEYYLGEEKSQGRSTLRFLPTEKAYEIFKKADKDEWNSLRDTLIKKVKNSKPNSLEEILNEMFQATKPIEFCAYAITAFLLKLRMAGGLSMESIENLLASVNPTSSLVLFVGAVLGALLYTKIKSDIDKKLAENIQKFYINLNKLNSQDVNLLNNFLRELLAIV; encoded by the coding sequence ATGCTGACAAATAGGAGGGTGGAATTTTTAAAAACACTAACTGAACTTTATGATTCAAAAGGTGAGCCTGTTCACTATACAGATGTGGCGCAGGCAATGAAAATTAGCAAATGGACAGCTTATGATATTTTAAAGGAATTAGAGAAAGGTGATTTTGTCAAGACTGAGTATTACCTTGGGGAGGAAAAAAGCCAAGGAAGATCTACTTTAAGATTTTTACCAACAGAAAAAGCTTATGAAATATTTAAAAAAGCGGATAAAGATGAATGGAATTCCCTGAGAGATACTTTGATTAAAAAAGTAAAAAATAGTAAGCCTAATTCTCTTGAGGAAATATTAAATGAGATGTTTCAGGCTACTAAGCCTATAGAATTTTGTGCATATGCTATTACTGCATTTTTACTAAAACTTAGGATGGCGGGAGGCCTTTCCATGGAGAGTATAGAAAATTTACTGGCCTCTGTTAATCCTACTTCTTCTTTAGTTTTATTTGTAGGAGCAGTATTAGGTGCTTTGTTGTACACTAAAATAAAGAGCGATATAGACAAAAAATTGGCTGAAAACATTCAAAAATTTTATATCAATTTAAATAAACTGAATTCGCAAGATGTCAATTTACTTAATAACTTTTTGAGAGAACTCCTTGCAATTGTATAA
- a CDS encoding acylphosphatase encodes MKKTVHLRITGHVQGVGLRYSVYQKAVSLGIAGYAENLYDGSVEVVAEGEEESIKELINFIKTGLRWAKVDNVEERWSDYKGEYRDFRIY; translated from the coding sequence ATGAAAAAAACAGTACATTTGCGCATAACCGGACATGTGCAAGGGGTGGGGCTGAGGTATTCTGTGTATCAAAAGGCAGTTTCTTTGGGAATTGCAGGTTATGCGGAAAATCTTTATGATGGCAGTGTAGAAGTTGTTGCAGAAGGGGAAGAGGAAAGTATTAAAGAATTGATAAATTTTATTAAAACAGGTTTGAGATGGGCAAAAGTAGATAATGTAGAAGAAAGATGGTCGGATTACAAAGGGGAGTATCGGGATTTCCGGATTTATTAG
- a CDS encoding ferredoxin — protein sequence MRVYVDQDECIACGVCIDMCPDVFDWNDEGKSHVIVDEVPADLEDCVQDAMSSCPTEAIKEE from the coding sequence ATGAGAGTATATGTTGACCAAGACGAATGCATAGCTTGTGGGGTTTGCATAGACATGTGTCCAGATGTTTTTGACTGGAATGATGAAGGAAAGTCCCATGTAATCGTAGATGAAGTTCCAGCAGATTTAGAAGATTGTGTGCAAGATGCTATGAGTTCTTGCCCAACAGAGGCAATAAAAGAAGAATAA
- a CDS encoding Lon protease family protein encodes MGKLSFNRLKRYVNPEVFDFDTTEEIPPLEGIIGQDRAKKAMEFGIKIKQKGYNIFITGITGTGKTSFASSYIKKIARTEERPNDWVYVYNFEKPAQPIAIELPAGMGKQFKKDMEDFVEQLQRDIPKAFESDSYDMQKSEIIKKYQEKKSELMEELNTLAKSFGFVLKDTRTGIISIPVIEGRQISQEEFQQLDEEVRKEIEKRAAEFEVKALQIWKEIQSIDKQARDEIKNLDNNIGLFAVGHLIEDLKGRYKVNESVLKYLESVKKDILENIGSFKSTDGEDMPFPLLMRKEKAFLKKYMVNLLVDNSNTDGAPVVFEYNPNYNNIIGSIEYESDFGVATTDFTKIKAGALHRANGGYLILQAKDLLSYAYAWDALKRSLKTEKIIIENISSQYGFLSISSLKPEPIKLDVKVILIGTPYLYYLLYNYDEDFSKLFKIKVDFNEEMELNEENMKNMASFIKTHCVENNLKPFDREGVAKVIEYSTRLSEDQDKLTTRFNEIVEVLYEADAWAGLEGSQVVTGVHVKKAIEEKIKRVNKLEEKVLEYFKRDIYLVDVEGERVGVVNGLAVINLGDYEFGKPSRITVTTYPGEEGVVNIERESKMSGRIHDKGVMILTGYLGSKFAKDFPLTLSARIVFEQSYEGVEGDSASSTELYALLSSLAEVSIKQGIAVTGSVNQFGEVQPVGGVTHKIEGFYKVCKEKGLTGEQGVIIPHQNVNNLVLTEEVIEAVKEGLFHIYSVKTIEEGIEILTGKSFEEIYDKVYRKLKYYYGLLSNKKEDKGDK; translated from the coding sequence ATGGGAAAGTTGAGTTTTAACAGATTAAAAAGATATGTAAATCCAGAAGTTTTTGATTTTGACACAACTGAAGAAATCCCTCCATTAGAAGGAATAATAGGACAAGACAGAGCGAAAAAGGCAATGGAATTTGGAATTAAAATAAAACAGAAAGGTTACAACATATTTATAACAGGAATAACTGGAACTGGTAAAACTAGTTTTGCCTCCAGTTACATAAAGAAGATTGCAAGAACGGAAGAAAGGCCAAATGATTGGGTTTATGTATATAATTTTGAAAAACCTGCTCAACCAATAGCGATAGAATTACCAGCTGGAATGGGCAAGCAATTCAAAAAAGACATGGAGGATTTTGTGGAACAACTCCAAAGGGATATACCTAAAGCTTTTGAATCGGATTCTTATGATATGCAAAAGAGTGAGATAATAAAGAAATACCAAGAAAAAAAGAGTGAGCTAATGGAAGAATTAAATACGCTTGCAAAAAGTTTTGGATTTGTCTTAAAAGATACTCGCACAGGTATTATAAGCATTCCTGTTATAGAAGGAAGGCAAATAAGTCAAGAAGAGTTTCAACAGTTAGATGAAGAAGTAAGAAAGGAAATTGAAAAAAGAGCTGCAGAATTTGAAGTAAAAGCTCTTCAAATATGGAAGGAAATACAATCTATTGACAAACAAGCGAGAGATGAAATTAAAAATTTGGACAATAATATAGGTCTCTTTGCTGTAGGTCATTTGATTGAGGATTTAAAGGGGAGATATAAAGTAAATGAAAGTGTGCTAAAATATTTAGAAAGCGTCAAAAAGGACATCTTAGAAAATATTGGAAGTTTTAAGAGTACTGATGGAGAAGATATGCCATTTCCTCTTTTGATGAGGAAAGAAAAAGCCTTTTTAAAAAAGTACATGGTTAATTTGCTTGTAGACAATAGCAATACTGACGGTGCTCCAGTTGTGTTTGAGTATAATCCTAACTATAATAACATAATAGGAAGTATAGAATACGAAAGTGACTTTGGAGTTGCTACAACGGACTTTACTAAAATAAAAGCTGGAGCATTACATAGAGCAAATGGCGGTTATTTAATTTTGCAAGCAAAAGATCTGTTATCTTATGCTTATGCTTGGGATGCTTTAAAAAGGTCTTTAAAGACGGAAAAAATTATAATTGAAAATATATCTTCTCAATATGGATTTTTGTCAATTTCTTCTTTAAAACCAGAGCCTATAAAGTTGGATGTAAAGGTGATTTTAATAGGTACCCCTTATCTTTACTATTTGCTTTACAATTATGATGAGGACTTTAGCAAACTTTTTAAAATAAAAGTAGATTTTAACGAAGAGATGGAGCTAAATGAAGAAAATATGAAAAATATGGCTTCTTTTATAAAGACCCACTGTGTAGAAAACAATTTAAAGCCCTTTGACAGGGAAGGTGTTGCAAAAGTTATAGAGTATAGTACTAGACTTTCTGAGGACCAGGACAAATTAACTACCCGCTTTAACGAAATTGTGGAAGTATTGTATGAGGCAGATGCCTGGGCAGGTTTGGAAGGAAGTCAAGTAGTTACAGGAGTCCATGTTAAAAAGGCTATAGAAGAAAAAATAAAGAGGGTAAATAAGCTAGAAGAAAAAGTTTTAGAATATTTCAAAAGGGACATATATCTTGTTGATGTTGAGGGAGAGAGAGTAGGAGTTGTCAATGGATTAGCTGTTATAAATTTAGGGGATTATGAATTTGGTAAGCCTTCAAGGATAACTGTCACCACATACCCAGGGGAAGAAGGGGTTGTAAATATTGAAAGAGAATCAAAAATGAGTGGTAGAATACACGACAAAGGAGTTATGATATTGACAGGTTATTTAGGGAGTAAGTTTGCAAAAGATTTCCCTTTGACCCTCTCTGCTAGAATCGTTTTTGAACAGTCCTATGAAGGAGTAGAAGGAGATAGTGCTTCCAGTACAGAACTTTATGCACTCCTTTCCAGCCTTGCAGAAGTTTCTATAAAACAGGGAATTGCCGTAACAGGGTCAGTCAATCAATTTGGGGAGGTACAACCGGTGGGAGGAGTGACCCATAAAATAGAGGGATTTTACAAGGTTTGTAAAGAAAAAGGTTTGACAGGGGAGCAAGGAGTAATAATTCCTCATCAAAATGTCAATAATTTGGTTTTAACAGAAGAAGTTATAGAAGCAGTTAAAGAAGGGCTTTTCCACATCTACAGTGTAAAAACAATTGAAGAAGGGATAGAAATTTTGACAGGAAAAAGCTTTGAAGAAATTTACGATAAAGTTTATAGAAAGCTTAAATATTATTATGGATTATTGTCTAATAAAAAAGAAGATAAAGGGGATAAATAG
- a CDS encoding alpha/beta-type small acid-soluble spore protein: MGKRKKLYPKAENELDSLKQEVAEKLNLDDDIEKRGWENMTTREVGKIGGNMVKKMIKFAEKEMDERDGKIDEED; encoded by the coding sequence ATGGGGAAAAGAAAAAAGTTATACCCTAAAGCTGAGAATGAGTTGGATTCTTTGAAGCAAGAAGTTGCTGAAAAGCTTAATTTAGATGACGATATTGAAAAACGCGGATGGGAAAATATGACTACAAGAGAGGTAGGTAAAATAGGAGGAAACATGGTAAAGAAAATGATAAAATTTGCAGAAAAAGAAATGGATGAAAGAGACGGAAAAATTGATGAAGAAGATTAA
- a CDS encoding radical SAM protein, producing the protein MNVIDPLVSTIINYVDKNPEKNLDTLANLMSKIAIMPRHKQQIESVKRFLNDKESNWYKFTVKGLKNIDKNILKTLVVNFLVNASLKGIPKQQEWEEKLGVSVPWAILMDPTEACNLRCVGCWAGQYKPHNLSFEVMDRVCAEAEELGIYFIVLSGGEPTVRMKDIIKLAERHKNQVFHLFTNGTLIDEDMIKEVKRVGNITFAVSINGFRESNDAIRGEGTFDKIMRAMDLMRENGLLFGYSATYTRTNVEEISSDEFVDMMIDKGAYFAWYFTYIPIGRDPDVKFIVTPEQRKYMYERINYIRATKELFAIDFWNDGEFSGGCIAGGRRYLHINAAGEVEPCAFIHYSNVNINEVSLKEALQSPIMKAYRKRQPFNQNHLRPCPLIDNPEKLLEIVEESGAKHTEASEASHIKNLYDDLRVVADNWGKVANEIWEKKMEMKKEA; encoded by the coding sequence ATGAATGTGATTGACCCGCTTGTCAGTACCATTATTAACTATGTGGATAAAAACCCAGAGAAAAATTTAGACACGTTAGCCAACCTCATGTCAAAAATTGCAATAATGCCACGGCATAAACAACAGATAGAAAGTGTGAAAAGATTTTTAAATGATAAGGAGAGCAACTGGTACAAATTTACAGTAAAGGGCCTTAAAAATATTGACAAAAATATTTTAAAAACGTTAGTGGTTAATTTCTTAGTAAATGCCAGTTTGAAAGGTATTCCTAAGCAGCAAGAGTGGGAAGAAAAGTTAGGTGTTTCTGTGCCATGGGCAATTTTAATGGATCCAACAGAGGCTTGCAATCTCAGATGTGTTGGTTGTTGGGCAGGACAGTACAAACCCCATAATCTCTCCTTTGAAGTGATGGATAGAGTATGTGCAGAAGCGGAAGAGTTAGGTATATATTTTATAGTTTTATCAGGGGGAGAGCCTACTGTTAGGATGAAAGATATTATAAAACTTGCGGAAAGGCATAAAAACCAGGTATTCCATTTATTCACTAATGGAACTTTAATTGACGAAGATATGATAAAAGAGGTTAAAAGAGTCGGAAATATCACCTTTGCAGTAAGTATCAATGGTTTCAGAGAAAGTAACGATGCAATACGTGGAGAAGGTACTTTTGATAAAATTATGAGAGCAATGGATTTGATGAGAGAAAATGGATTGCTGTTTGGATATTCAGCTACATATACAAGAACAAATGTAGAGGAAATTTCAAGTGATGAATTTGTAGATATGATGATAGATAAAGGTGCATATTTTGCTTGGTACTTTACTTACATTCCTATTGGTAGAGATCCAGATGTCAAGTTTATAGTAACCCCTGAACAGAGAAAGTACATGTATGAAAGAATAAATTATATAAGAGCTACAAAAGAGCTTTTCGCAATAGATTTTTGGAACGATGGTGAATTCAGCGGTGGATGTATTGCAGGTGGCAGAAGATATTTGCACATAAATGCAGCGGGAGAAGTTGAACCTTGTGCTTTCATCCATTATTCCAATGTAAATATAAATGAAGTGAGTTTGAAAGAAGCGCTGCAGTCTCCTATTATGAAAGCTTATAGAAAGAGACAGCCTTTTAATCAAAATCACTTAAGGCCTTGCCCACTGATTGATAACCCAGAAAAACTTTTAGAAATAGTAGAAGAGTCAGGAGCTAAACACACAGAAGCTAGTGAAGCCTCTCACATCAAAAACCTCTACGATGATTTAAGAGTGGTTGCTGATAATTGGGGTAAAGTAGCCAACGAAATTTGGGAGAAAAAAATGGAAATGAAAAAAGAGGCTTGA
- the queG gene encoding tRNA epoxyqueuosine(34) reductase QueG: MDCVTKEEIKKFAQQIGVDLVGFASPDCLKEYDNFLKERENLGYSCSIEERDIQKRISPEFILPEVKSIIAIALSYNVEYEIKYYSRSFGIVSRSSWGIDYHKVLKEKMEKLSEFIKSKCEGVKTVCLVDNNPLLEREIAYHAGIGWFGKNGLIINDEYGSYIFLGEILINKYFEPDAPQKTKCGDCDLCIKACPTNAIVEPYIINAHKCLSYITVKKGKIEEKMSKKMGRRIYGCDTCQHVCPFNKRAKKVVRSEFVPDKLLPRHDLIEILNMSKKEFAEIFGPTSSSWRGKSIIIRNAIIACVNTKEKSCIEPLKNLLKSQSPLLRGYSAWALSHLCDKEILSEIENALLKEKDEMAKKMMIEVLNKLKGDKIENNER, encoded by the coding sequence GTGGATTGTGTAACTAAGGAAGAGATAAAAAAATTTGCACAACAAATTGGTGTTGACTTAGTAGGTTTTGCAAGTCCTGATTGTTTGAAAGAATATGATAATTTTCTAAAAGAAAGAGAAAATTTAGGCTATAGTTGTTCTATTGAGGAGAGAGATATTCAAAAAAGAATCTCTCCTGAATTTATTTTGCCTGAAGTGAAATCCATTATAGCCATAGCTTTGTCATATAATGTAGAATATGAGATTAAATATTACAGCAGAAGCTTTGGTATAGTTTCAAGAAGCAGTTGGGGAATAGATTATCATAAAGTTTTAAAAGAAAAGATGGAAAAACTTTCTGAATTTATAAAATCAAAATGTGAAGGAGTAAAAACAGTATGTTTAGTGGACAATAACCCGCTTTTAGAAAGAGAAATTGCCTACCATGCAGGGATAGGGTGGTTTGGAAAAAATGGACTTATAATAAACGATGAATATGGTTCATATATTTTTTTAGGAGAAATACTCATAAACAAATATTTTGAGCCGGATGCACCGCAAAAAACTAAATGTGGGGATTGTGATTTGTGTATAAAAGCTTGTCCTACAAATGCTATAGTTGAACCTTATATAATAAATGCTCATAAATGTTTGTCTTATATCACAGTCAAAAAAGGGAAAATAGAAGAAAAAATGTCTAAGAAAATGGGTAGAAGAATATATGGCTGTGATACTTGCCAGCATGTATGTCCTTTTAATAAAAGAGCAAAAAAGGTAGTAAGGTCAGAATTTGTACCGGATAAGTTACTGCCAAGGCATGACTTAATAGAAATTTTAAATATGTCAAAAAAGGAGTTTGCAGAAATTTTTGGACCAACTTCTTCCTCTTGGAGGGGAAAAAGTATTATAATAAGAAATGCTATAATTGCTTGTGTCAATACAAAGGAAAAAAGTTGTATAGAGCCTCTAAAAAACTTGTTGAAGTCACAAAGTCCTCTTTTGAGAGGATATAGTGCATGGGCTCTTTCTCATTTGTGTGACAAAGAGATTTTAAGTGAAATAGAAAATGCCTTACTTAAAGAAAAAGATGAAATGGCAAAGAAAATGATGATAGAAGTATTAAATAAATTAAAGGGTGATAAAATTGAGAATAACGAAAGATGA